The sequence CGCGTGCTGGACAGGTGTAGTTCCTGCGGGCGGCGCTGGCGGTCCAGGCGGCCGGTTTCCAGCTGCGGCTGGCGGGGCCATTCACTCTGCACTGCCTGGGCCAGTTGCAGGGCTGTCCCGCTGGGGCTATCGGCCTTGCCCGCGTGGTGGAACTCGTGCAGCAGGGCGTCATAGTCGGCGAACGGAGCGAACAGCGCGGCAGCCTGCGCGGCCAGCCGGGTAAACAGCCGCACCCCAATAGAGAAGTTGCCCGACCACACGATGGCGGCGGGCTGCCCGGCCAATTCGGCCTGGATGGCTGAGAGCTGGTCGTACCAGCCGGTGGTGCCGACCACGGCCGGGATGCCGCTGCGCCCGTAGAACAGGATGTTGTCCCGCGCCGTGGCCGGAGCCGAGAAGTCAATCACGGCGTCCACCTGCCCGGCCAGTTCGGGGGTCAGCGCCGGGGCGGTCGCGCCGGGCGCGTGGGGGTCAATCACCGCGGTCACCCGGTGCCCACGCTCCTGCGCCACCGTATGAACCATCCGGCCCATCCGCCCATACCCCACCAGCCCCAGGCGCAAGGAGCGCGGAGCTGTGGCTTGGGTGGTGGTCTGGGGCTCGGTCATGGGCTTTCCTGTGTATAGCTATGCAGCCAAGTTGGCGCAGTATAGGCGGGTCAGCAAAAGCTGTCTAGCCTTGTCCGGAATATCCAGACAAATGGCTGATAAGCGCTGTGCAGCAGCTAACAAACACAAATCAGCCAGGGCGGCGGGAAGCGGGTGAGTGGCTGGTTGGAGCTGCCCCTCCGCCACCTTCCGCCTCTCCTGCACCCACTCTCTCCTGCGTCCACTTCTACTGCGTCTACCCCTACTGCGCCCACTCCCCCAGCTTCTCAGCGATAAACGCCTTGAGCGCCTCTGCGTCGTTGGGCAGTTCGGTGAAGTGGCGGGGCCTCTCCTCTATCCCGGCAAAGCGGGCGGGGCGCGCCGGCTCGCGGCCCACCGCTTCCCGCACCGTTTCAGCAAACTTGGCAGGCAGGGCCGTTTCCAGGCAGACCATCGGCACGCCGGGGCGCTTGAACGACTCGCCCACCAGCACCCCGTCGGCGGTGTGGGGGTCAATCAGGCGGCCAAAGTCGGTGTCCACCCGCCGAATGGTGGCGAGGCGGTCCGCGTGGGAGCTACGGCCAGCCGCAAAGCCGCTCGCCTGCACCGCCGCCCAATGCGCCGACTCGCGCAGGTCTACCGGGCGGCCCGCTGCGACTTCCTCCCACCAAGTCCCGACTTGTCCCGCGTCCGCATCGGCCATCAGGTACAGAAACCGCTCGAAGTTGCTGGCCTTGCCGATGTCCATGCTGGGGCTGCTGGTCACAGCCACCCGCTCGGCAGGCCAGACGTGGTACACGCCGCCACTGAAGAACTCGTGCAGCACGCTGTTCTCGTTGCTTGCCACAATCAGCCGCCCCACTGGCAGGCCCATCTCCCGCGCCAGATAGCCCGCGAACACGTTGCCGAAATTACCGCTCGGCACGCAGAAATCGGCCTCGGCGCCAGCGGGCAGGTTCAGCGCGAAATAGCCTTTAAAGTAATACACCGCTTGCGCCAGCACGCGGCCCCAGTTGATGGAGTTCACGGCCCCGATGTCGTAGCGGGCCTTGAATTCGGCGTCGGCGTTGACCGCCTTGACCAAATCCTGGCAGTCGTCGAACACGCCCGCTACGGCGATATTGAAGATGTTGGGTTCGTCTAAGCTATACATCTGCGCCTGCTGAAAGCGGCTCATGCGGCCCTGCGGCGAGAGCATGAACACATTTACCCGCTCTTTGCCCAGCATGGCGTACTCGGCGGCGCTGCCGGTATCGCCCGAAGTTGCGCCCAGGATGTTTACGCGGCGGTCTTCGCGCTCCAGCACGTACTCGAAGGCGTGGCCCAGAAACTGCATCGCCATGTCTTTAAAGGCCAGCGAAGGACCGTTAGACAGTTCCAGCAGGTACAGGCCCGAATCGCCCAACGCGGTCAGCGGGGTAATGTCCTCGCTCCCAAATACCTCGGCGCGGTAGGTGCGGCGCAACAACTCGCGCAGGTCATCCTCAGGAATGTCCGAGATGAACGGGTGCATCACCTCATAGGCCAGCTCGACGTAAGGCAGCTCCCGCAGCCGCTCCAGCTCGGCGGCGCTGAAGGTGGAGATGCGCTCGGGCATGGCGAGGCCACCGTCCGGCGCGAGGCCGGAGAGCAGCACGTCGGTAAAGGTGCCCAGAGGTTGGTGGCCGCGAGTCGAGACGTACTGCATGGGGGGATTGTAGCGGGTAGGAAATAACAGTTTTGCTTTGCCGCAGCGTCCCATTCCTGGCCCGCAGCCCGTAACATGCTTACAGCCATGCTCTCTGCACCATTCCTAGATGCTTTTTTGATGCTTGCGATGCTACTGGCGCAATTTTTTCTGTTGGCCTTGTGGATTAGGGCGGGGTCAGCTGTTTGGCAGGCAAGAGGGCAACAGCACCCGCAAGCCGCCCCCGCCTACAACACGCTGGGCGCGGCACTGACGCTGATGCCTGCGCCGCTGCTTTACTTTGCCGTTATTGGAATGCTCGGCCTCCCACGCTGCTACAGTGTGGCCCCGCAAGTCCTGCTCGTGCTCGTATGGCCTGAACTGCTCACGGTTGTGTTGGCCCTATGCGCGGCAGCTTTGACAGGAAAAATGGGTGTGAGCCGAGCTGTACGCCTGCTTCATATATTGATAGCGGCGTAAGTATGCGCTGCTAAACTCTAGGGACCGTGGAATGGCAACCGAACCAATATTCTCGTGCCCAACTTGAGGAGCGGCGTCTGGCTGCTACCGAGTGGCTGCAGCAAGGCAGCCACACACACCGCGAAATCGCTGCTCACTTCGGCGTCTCCGTGCTCACGGTGACTTCTTGGAGTGCTCGGCTCAGAAAGAAGGGAAGCTTGCAAGCGACGGTCAGCTCTGGTCGTCCTGCTCGGCTGACTGAGTCTCAGCACGACCAGCTTCGCACCCTCCTGCGGGAGGGTGCTCTGCAGCATGGGTTTCCTGACGAAACTTGGACGACAAAACGTGTGGCAGAGCTGATCGGGCGGCACTTCGAGGTGTGGCACCACCATGATCACGTCCGTAAAATCCTACGAAAGTTGGGGTTCAGCCCACAGATGCCAGATGGGCGGGCTGCTGAGCGGAACGAACTTCGGATTGCATCCTGGCGGGAACAGGTGCTCCCGGAGTTGGAAAAAAAAGGTCGCTGAGGGAGCCACAATCATCTATCTGGATGAGGTCGGATTCTCGTTGAAAGGCGTGCGAAGGCGAACGTGGTCACCCAGGGGCGTGACGCCCCTGGTCACGCTCAGAGCGAACTGGGAGAAGCTTTCGACGATTGGGGCGATCACTTCAGATGGACGATTCTTCCAGCACACAACATCCGGAGCGATCCGCAGTGGAGAGGTCATCCGATTCTTTGGGCACATCCTGCGCCAAGTTCAGGGGAACATCGTCGTGGTGCTGGACAATGCGAAAATTCATCACGCGAAAGTAACCCAGGCGTTCGTGGGAACCCACGAACGCCTCTCTCTGATCTTTCTGCCTCCGTATGCTCCAGAGTTGAACCCGATCGAGTTGGTGTGGGCCTACGTCAAGCGCAATGTGTTGGGGAACTTTTGTGCCCACTCCATCAGAGCGCTGAAAAAGAGGCTTGTCACCGCCTGGCAGCGGGTCCGCTATATTCACCTGCCCCGTCAGCTTATGGACGCCAACTTACGCCGCTATCAATAGTTAGCGTGGGAGCCATGATAAAGGCAGCCATCAATGCAGCAATGCAGTGGAGCGACTGGCACCGCTACCCAGATGTGGCGTGTTCTTCCGCTGACGCTGCCTCACTGAGCTTGCCCCTTGCAGATGGCTGGCCCGCACTATTGGCGTTTGGCGCTTTGGGGTTGGCCTGGTGGCAATTTTTGAACAGCCGCAAAACGCACCAAACTGTCCCCTAATTGTCACCGCCCCCGCACCCGTTCCAGCAGCGCTGTGTACCGCTCCTCTTTCTGCGAAGCGGCGGCCCGCGCCCAGGCCGAAGCCGAACCCACCGCATGAAATTCTTCGCGGGCGCGGGTCAGTGCGGTGTAGGCCAGCGGGCGCGAGAGCATCGGCATGTGCGCTTCGTGCAGCACGCCCACCACGGCGGGCCACTCGCTGCCCTGGGCGCGGTGAACGGTCAGCGCGTAGCCGAGTTGCAGGTTAAACAGCTCCATGCCGCCCAGCTCCACGATGTTGCCGTCAAAGTCCACCAGCAGCCGCGAGCCGCGCTCTTCCAGCACGGTGCCCAGGGTGCCGTTGAAGATTTCGTTCTCGTAGTCGTTTTTGGTCTGCACCACCACGTCACCTGCGCGGGCCAGGGCGTCCGCGCCGATTTTTACGCCGCCCTCGCCAGGGTTGAAGGTCTGCTGGAGTACGGCATTCAGCCGCTCTACCCCCAGCGGACCGCGCCGCATGGGTGAAAGCACCTGCGCCCGCGTGGGGCCACCCAGTTCACGCACCAGCAGCGAAACGCGGCGGGCACCCACATCGGCTTCCACCTCGGTCAGGCTGAGCTGGCCGCGGGTATCACTGCGCTCATCCATTTTGGTGTCATTCACGAACTGCCACTGCGGGGGCTGAGCGTGCAGCAACCGATGCGCCGCGCCGATGATGGGGTTCTCGGCGGCTTGGCGGTAGACCCGGCTCAGCCGCACGGTGGTCGCCGCCTGCGTGAGGGCGGCCAGCGGCAGGCCCGCGTCAATCGGCGGGAGCTGCTCGGCGTCGCCTACCAGCAGTACCCGCGCTCCGGGGGCCACCGCATTCAGCAGCGCCAGCATCAGCGCGTCGCCCATCATGGACACCTCGTCCACCACCACCAGGTCATAGGGCAGCGGCTCCAGATGATTGTGCCTGAACCCGTTCGGGCCGTAGCCCAGCAGCCGGTGTACCGTGTGCGCGTCGCGGTTCGTGACCTCGCCCAGCCGCCGGGCCGCCTTGCCCGTCGGGGCGCAGAGGCCCA is a genomic window of Deinococcus proteolyticus MRP containing:
- the dapB gene encoding 4-hydroxy-tetrahydrodipicolinate reductase, with protein sequence MTEPQTTTQATAPRSLRLGLVGYGRMGRMVHTVAQERGHRVTAVIDPHAPGATAPALTPELAGQVDAVIDFSAPATARDNILFYGRSGIPAVVGTTGWYDQLSAIQAELAGQPAAIVWSGNFSIGVRLFTRLAAQAAALFAPFADYDALLHEFHHAGKADSPSGTALQLAQAVQSEWPRQPQLETGRLDRQRRPQELHLSSTRGGHIPGTHTLIFDSPADTVELTHRARTREGFAAGAVQAAEWLAGGRRGLFTLDELLDDVFAAQMGTGASPQPKHKPSPDTAARKR
- the thrC gene encoding threonine synthase, which produces MQYVSTRGHQPLGTFTDVLLSGLAPDGGLAMPERISTFSAAELERLRELPYVELAYEVMHPFISDIPEDDLRELLRRTYRAEVFGSEDITPLTALGDSGLYLLELSNGPSLAFKDMAMQFLGHAFEYVLEREDRRVNILGATSGDTGSAAEYAMLGKERVNVFMLSPQGRMSRFQQAQMYSLDEPNIFNIAVAGVFDDCQDLVKAVNADAEFKARYDIGAVNSINWGRVLAQAVYYFKGYFALNLPAGAEADFCVPSGNFGNVFAGYLAREMGLPVGRLIVASNENSVLHEFFSGGVYHVWPAERVAVTSSPSMDIGKASNFERFLYLMADADAGQVGTWWEEVAAGRPVDLRESAHWAAVQASGFAAGRSSHADRLATIRRVDTDFGRLIDPHTADGVLVGESFKRPGVPMVCLETALPAKFAETVREAVGREPARPARFAGIEERPRHFTELPNDAEALKAFIAEKLGEWAQ
- a CDS encoding IS630 family transposase (programmed frameshift) — its product is MEWQPNQYSRAQLEERRLAATEWLQQGSHTHREIAAHFGVSVLTVTSWSARLRKKGSLQATVSSGRPARLTESQHDQLRTLLREGALQHGFPDETWTTKRVAELIGRHFEVWHHHDHVRKILRKLGFSPQMPDGRAAERNELRIASWREQVLPELEKKVAEGATIIYLDEVGFSLKGVRRRTWSPRGVTPLVTLRANWEKLSTIGAITSDGRFFQHTTSGAIRSGEVIRFFGHILRQVQGNIVVVLDNAKIHHAKVTQAFVGTHERLSLIFLPPYAPELNPIELVWAYVKRNVLGNFCAHSIRALKKRLVTAWQRVRYIHLPRQLMDANLRRYQ